Proteins encoded in a region of the Raphanus sativus cultivar WK10039 chromosome 8, ASM80110v3, whole genome shotgun sequence genome:
- the LOC130498461 gene encoding uncharacterized protein LOC130498461: MGSHLSKQLERRKAISTEKKALADLQQSCGCEFPGSDYTPTDRKTWMAGVGPEKLHVNKIVWPGTHDSATNKIGIRFVSRPFAQCQSLSIYNQLVAGTRVLDIRVQEDRRVCHGILKTYSVDVVLTDLKRFLSETESEIVILEIRTEFGHEDPPEFDKYLVEQLGDHLIHQDDGVFGKTVAELLPKRVICVWKPRKSPQPKRGDPLWSAGYLKDNWIDTDLPSTKFESNLKHLSQQQPAASRKFFYRVENTVTPQADNPILCVKPVTNRIHCYAKVFIIECVKRGCADKLQIFSTDFIDKDFVDACVGLTSARAEGKA, translated from the coding sequence ATGGGTTCTCACCTCTCGAAACAGCTCGAGCGTCGTAAAGCCATCTCCACCGAGAAGAAAGCCCTCGCCGATCTCCAGCAATCCTGCGGCTGCGAGTTTCCCGGGTCCGATTACACCCCCACCGATCGCAAAACCTGGATGGCCGGCGTGGGACCCGAGAAGCTCCACGTCAACAAGATCGTCTGGCCAGGGACTCACGACTCAGCCACAAACAAGATCGGGATCCGCTTCGTCTCTCGCCCCTTCGCGCAGTGCCAGTCTCTCTCCATCTACAACCAGCTCGTCGCCGGCACTCGAGTCCTCGACATTAGGGTTCAAGAAGACAGACGTGTGTGCCACGGAATCCTCAAAACTTACAGCGTCGACGTCGTTTTGACCGACCTCAAACGGTTCCTCTCGGAGACGGAGTCTGAGATCGTCATCCTCGAGATCAGAACGGAGTTCGGACACGAGGATCCGCCGGAGTTCGACAAGTACCTCGTGGAGCAGCTCGGCGACCACCTGATCCACCAGGACGATGGCGTGTTCGGCAAGACTGTCGCCGAGCTGCTCCCGAAGAGAGTGATCTGCGTCTGGAAGCCGAGGAAGTCGCCTCAGCCTAAGCGCGGGGATCCGCTGTGGAGCGCGGGGTATCTGAAAGACAACTGGATCGATACGGATCTTCCTTCGACGAAGTTCGAGAGCAACTTGAAGCATCTGAGCCAGCAGCAGCCGGCGGCTTCGAGGAAGTTTTTTTACAGGGTGGAGAACACTGTCACGCCGCAGGCTGATAACCCGATTTTGTGTGTTAAACCGGTGACTAACCGGATTCACTGTTACGCCAAGGTGTTTATCATCGAGTGTGTGAAGAGGGGATGTGCTGATAAGCTGCAGATCTTCTCTACGGATTTTATTGATAAAGACTTTGTTGATGCTTGTGTTGGTCTCACTTCTGCGAGAGCTGAGGGGAAGGCTTGA